A section of the Chryseobacterium scophthalmum genome encodes:
- a CDS encoding TerC/Alx family metal homeostasis membrane protein, producing the protein MEKYNILELHPGLVWGFAITVVIMLLLDLGVFNKKSHEVSSKEATIWSIVWISLSMVFSGVVYWVFNTDGTPESHAIAVEKFTQYQAAYWIEKALSVDNLFVFILVFGFFKVPKFLHHKVLFWGIIGALVFRAIFIFAGVELIDLTYLPEMNVFGHAVKINVVMTLFGLFLIYAGIKSWGDGGDDEDEDYSNTAGAKLIKSFWKVSDNYDGDKFFTVKNGVKMATPLLVVVGVIEFTDVLFAVDSIPAIFAISKDPFILYTSNIFAILGLRSLYFLLANFIHMFSKLPYGLAIILAFIGVKMLIAPWYHISSPVSLGIVGGVLVLSVLISIMFPDKEDDEVKE; encoded by the coding sequence GTGGAAAAATACAATATTTTAGAACTGCATCCTGGTTTGGTGTGGGGATTTGCGATAACGGTTGTTATCATGTTGCTTCTCGATTTGGGAGTATTCAATAAAAAAAGTCATGAGGTTTCTTCAAAAGAAGCTACAATCTGGTCAATTGTCTGGATCTCGCTGTCTATGGTTTTTTCTGGAGTTGTGTATTGGGTTTTCAACACAGATGGCACTCCGGAAAGTCACGCAATTGCGGTAGAAAAATTTACACAATATCAAGCTGCATATTGGATTGAGAAGGCACTTTCTGTAGATAATCTCTTCGTATTTATATTGGTTTTCGGGTTCTTTAAAGTTCCAAAATTCTTGCACCACAAGGTTTTATTTTGGGGGATTATCGGGGCGCTTGTTTTTAGAGCGATCTTTATTTTTGCAGGAGTTGAATTAATTGATTTGACTTACTTGCCAGAAATGAATGTTTTTGGTCACGCAGTGAAAATCAATGTTGTGATGACGCTTTTTGGGTTATTCCTTATTTATGCGGGAATCAAATCTTGGGGTGACGGTGGAGACGATGAAGATGAAGATTACAGCAATACAGCAGGAGCAAAATTGATCAAAAGTTTCTGGAAAGTTTCAGATAACTATGATGGCGACAAGTTTTTTACAGTGAAAAACGGAGTTAAAATGGCAACACCTTTATTGGTTGTTGTTGGGGTAATTGAGTTTACAGACGTTCTTTTTGCAGTAGATTCTATTCCTGCGATTTTTGCGATTTCAAAAGATCCGTTTATTCTTTATACATCAAATATTTTTGCAATCTTAGGATTAAGATCTTTATATTTCTTGTTGGCAAACTTCATTCACATGTTCAGCAAGCTACCTTATGGTTTGGCAATTATTTTGGCATTTATTGGTGTTAAGATGTTAATTGCTCCTTGGTATCATATCTCATCTCCGGTTTCATTAGGAATTGTAGGTGGAGTTTTGGTGCTTTCGGTACTTATTTCTATCATGTTTCCCGACAAGGAAGATGACGAAGTAAAAGAATAA
- a CDS encoding toxic anion resistance protein: MDNQNQPVDPSLQSIEPLKTFEPTPMPSQPSQANPSTPPVLMDRDGNVNLNQIQDADRAKYEMVANAIDETNPGSIVNFGSELQKTLANQSDSFLGNVRRSNSGEVGELINNLLIELNYVDVDEINNGGVKGFLSKIPFMKKMLTQVDNLFAKYDKITSNIDQISHKVNAGIITSTKDNAVLQTIFDSNVNSIKAIEDLVIAGNLRMEKAALELADMETNVQNFADYQIADKRDFINRLDRRLADLKVVRLIMMQSLPQIRLVQNNNVSIAEKAQTILTTTLPVWKNQLSLAVAMHRQQQNIEIQQKVSQTTEDILRKNAERLGQNSRNVARANEQTIVSAETLKETTAMLINTLNEVKQIQKQGTESRRKLDQDLQTLEHELKANIRG; encoded by the coding sequence ATGGATAATCAAAATCAGCCAGTTGACCCATCATTGCAGTCAATTGAGCCTTTAAAAACATTCGAACCTACTCCGATGCCGTCTCAGCCGAGCCAGGCAAATCCTTCAACGCCACCGGTTTTGATGGACAGAGATGGGAATGTAAATTTGAATCAGATTCAGGATGCAGATCGCGCAAAATATGAAATGGTTGCTAATGCGATTGACGAAACCAATCCTGGATCTATCGTTAATTTCGGTTCAGAATTACAGAAAACTTTAGCCAATCAGAGTGATAGTTTCTTAGGTAATGTAAGAAGATCAAATTCTGGTGAAGTTGGAGAATTGATCAATAATTTATTGATTGAATTGAATTACGTCGACGTAGACGAAATCAATAATGGTGGAGTAAAAGGTTTTTTAAGCAAAATTCCTTTTATGAAAAAGATGTTGACGCAGGTTGATAATCTTTTCGCTAAATACGATAAAATTACAAGCAATATCGATCAGATTTCGCATAAAGTAAACGCAGGAATCATTACTTCTACGAAAGATAATGCAGTTTTACAGACTATTTTCGACAGCAATGTCAATTCAATTAAAGCAATTGAAGATCTTGTGATTGCTGGAAATCTAAGAATGGAGAAAGCGGCTTTAGAATTAGCAGATATGGAAACGAATGTTCAGAATTTTGCTGATTATCAAATTGCTGATAAGAGAGATTTTATCAACAGATTAGACAGAAGATTAGCAGATTTGAAGGTCGTTCGTTTAATTATGATGCAGTCTCTTCCGCAGATCAGACTGGTGCAAAATAACAACGTTTCGATTGCTGAAAAAGCACAGACAATTCTTACCACAACTTTACCGGTTTGGAAAAATCAGCTTTCTTTGGCAGTTGCAATGCACAGACAACAGCAGAATATTGAGATTCAGCAGAAAGTTTCGCAAACAACTGAAGATATTTTAAGAAAAAATGCAGAACGTTTGGGGCAGAATTCAAGAAATGTAGCAAGAGCAAACGAACAGACAATTGTTTCTGCTGAAACCCTGAAAGAAACAACTGCAATGTTGATCAATACTTTGAATGAAGTAAAACAGATTCAGAAACAAGGTACCGAAAGCAGAAGAAAACTAGATCAGGATCTTCAGACTTTAGAACACGAATTAAAAGCAAACATCAGAGGGTAA
- a CDS encoding TerD family protein: MAINLQKGQRINLTKENGTTLSQACVGINWGAIEKKSFFGGTSKEAVDLDGSCILYDSNKNATEVIYFGNLKSKNGSVKHSGDDLTGDVNGDDGLDNEVITVDFSNLDPAVEHVAMVLHSYRGQDFGTIPFASIRIYEGTPTNVREVFAKYDIANDKSFSGHVSMVMGVFYKRNGEWKFNAIGDATSDKKLEQTVQTVQQKYL; the protein is encoded by the coding sequence ATGGCTATTAACTTACAAAAAGGTCAGAGAATAAACCTTACTAAAGAAAACGGGACTACACTTTCCCAGGCTTGCGTAGGAATCAACTGGGGCGCTATCGAGAAGAAAAGTTTCTTCGGTGGAACTTCAAAAGAAGCAGTAGACTTAGACGGAAGCTGCATTTTGTATGATTCAAACAAAAATGCAACTGAAGTAATTTATTTTGGAAACCTTAAATCTAAAAACGGTTCTGTAAAACACAGTGGTGATGATTTAACGGGTGACGTGAATGGTGATGACGGATTAGACAACGAAGTAATCACCGTAGATTTTTCTAATTTAGATCCTGCTGTTGAGCATGTAGCAATGGTTTTGCACAGCTACAGAGGTCAGGATTTCGGTACAATTCCTTTTGCATCAATTAGAATTTACGAAGGAACTCCAACAAACGTAAGAGAGGTTTTTGCTAAATATGATATTGCCAATGATAAATCTTTCAGCGGACATGTATCAATGGTAATGGGAGTTTTCTATAAGAGAAACGGTGAATGGAAATTCAACGCAATCGGAGATGCAACTTCAGATAAAAAACTGGAACAAACGGTACAGACCGTTCAGCAAAAATATTTGTAA
- a CDS encoding helix-turn-helix domain-containing protein, producing MSELKKIRERQNLTQEELAEKSGISVRTIQRIEAGTIPKGYTLKTLAASLDVSEKDLLISETIKEEIAVDKIIIVTENSDAFNSGLIKMINLSTLPLAWLPIANFLPPLLIMFFTKNKSQIVKQIISLQIFLAIISPIIFMLIALLKLGSESVMITMIFLVLTNVYIILRNTYEIDKRQSLRYKLNFSIM from the coding sequence ATGTCGGAATTAAAAAAAATCAGAGAGAGACAAAATCTTACTCAGGAAGAATTAGCTGAAAAGTCAGGAATTTCGGTAAGAACAATTCAACGGATTGAAGCGGGTACAATTCCGAAAGGTTATACACTAAAAACGCTTGCTGCAAGTCTTGATGTTTCTGAAAAAGATTTATTGATTTCTGAGACGATAAAAGAAGAAATTGCAGTTGATAAAATTATTATTGTAACAGAAAATAGCGATGCTTTTAACTCCGGTTTAATCAAAATGATTAATCTTTCCACACTTCCATTAGCATGGCTTCCGATTGCTAATTTTTTGCCACCATTATTGATTATGTTTTTCACAAAAAATAAATCACAAATTGTAAAACAAATCATTTCACTTCAAATATTCTTAGCCATTATTTCGCCGATTATTTTTATGTTGATTGCATTATTAAAGCTAGGTTCAGAATCTGTTATGATCACAATGATTTTCTTAGTTTTGACAAATGTTTACATTATTTTGAGAAATACTTACGAAATTGATAAGAGACAAAGTCTCCGTTATAAATTGAATTTCAGCATTATGTAA
- a CDS encoding catalase: MPNPLKYNKNFEKLSYEEKQLLEETKKSIADFVEYSSTISDVNYATRNAHAKTYAVLKGELIINKDIPNDLKSVFDSDKYEIIARLSNANPKINKNKKDFPAYGFAIKIKDDSGRTISNYPLVNFPLFPVNSVSVFLKLFTSVNRFFVKKWSNSFSVLKQIYKVIPFTLNPSFLKNVWKLLLNKNNFMLSFEYHSVGTYRFDDKMIKIKVSPKNIDKNFGKKYSVKESVESFCRNHDYLAEVYIQFCYDLKDQPINRLNVEWKNSPFIKIGEIKIEKNSLLNPKGCENELLSFNPFESAEIFQPVGKIQKLRDEAYKVSLQTRKKINKLLKYK, translated from the coding sequence ATGCCAAATCCGTTAAAATATAATAAGAACTTTGAAAAGCTTAGCTATGAAGAAAAACAACTCTTGGAAGAGACCAAAAAGAGCATTGCCGATTTTGTAGAATACTCATCTACGATAAGTGACGTAAATTATGCCACAAGAAATGCCCATGCAAAAACCTATGCTGTTTTGAAAGGTGAACTTATCATCAACAAAGATATTCCGAATGATTTAAAATCTGTTTTTGATAGTGATAAATACGAAATTATTGCAAGATTGTCTAATGCAAACCCAAAGATTAATAAAAACAAAAAAGACTTTCCAGCTTACGGTTTTGCTATTAAAATAAAAGATGATTCGGGGAGAACGATTTCAAATTATCCGTTGGTAAATTTTCCATTGTTTCCGGTGAATTCTGTTTCTGTATTTTTGAAATTGTTTACTTCTGTCAATCGGTTTTTTGTGAAAAAATGGAGCAATTCTTTTTCGGTTTTAAAGCAGATTTACAAAGTTATTCCTTTTACATTAAACCCATCTTTTCTGAAAAACGTTTGGAAGCTTCTTTTAAACAAAAATAATTTCATGCTTTCTTTTGAATATCATTCTGTAGGAACTTATCGTTTTGATGACAAAATGATTAAAATTAAAGTAAGTCCAAAAAATATAGATAAAAATTTCGGTAAAAAATATTCTGTGAAAGAATCTGTTGAAAGCTTTTGCAGAAATCATGATTATTTAGCTGAGGTTTATATTCAATTTTGTTATGATTTGAAAGACCAGCCTATTAATAGACTCAATGTTGAATGGAAAAACTCCCCTTTCATCAAAATTGGAGAAATAAAAATTGAAAAAAACTCGTTACTCAATCCTAAAGGTTGCGAGAATGAACTTCTCTCTTTCAATCCTTTTGAAAGTGCTGAAATCTTTCAGCCAGTCGGAAAAATTCAGAAGCTCAGAGATGAAGCGTATAAAGTTTCTCTGCAGACGAGAAAGAAGATTAATAAGCTGTTGAAATATAAGTAA
- a CDS encoding TerD family protein, with translation MAINLQKGQRENINAPKFTIGLGWDINNTSTGGAFDLDASLFLLNDSKKLVSDNHFIFYNNLESPDKAVVHSGDNLTGDGDGDDEQIKIDLTKIDSAVQEITVVVTIHDADARRQNFGQVRNSFIRIFNTDTNEEILKYELDEDFSIETAVEFGRIYNRNGEWKFEAVGSGQRDGLDKFVSMYQ, from the coding sequence ATGGCAATTAACTTACAGAAAGGGCAAAGAGAAAATATAAATGCACCAAAATTTACCATCGGTTTAGGATGGGATATCAATAATACATCTACAGGTGGAGCTTTCGATTTAGATGCTTCTTTATTCCTGTTAAACGACAGCAAAAAACTGGTTTCAGATAACCACTTTATTTTTTATAACAACCTGGAATCTCCGGATAAAGCGGTAGTTCACTCTGGTGATAATTTAACAGGTGACGGTGATGGCGATGATGAGCAAATCAAAATAGATTTAACTAAAATAGATTCTGCAGTACAGGAAATTACAGTTGTGGTAACCATTCACGATGCAGATGCAAGAAGACAAAACTTCGGACAGGTAAGAAATTCTTTCATCAGAATTTTCAATACAGATACCAATGAAGAGATTTTGAAATATGAATTAGACGAAGATTTCTCCATCGAAACAGCAGTAGAATTCGGAAGAATCTACAACAGAAACGGAGAATGGAAATTTGAAGCTGTAGGAAGCGGCCAGAGAGACGGTCTGGATAAATTTGTATCAATGTATCAATAA
- a CDS encoding FKBP-type peptidyl-prolyl cis-trans isomerase, with amino-acid sequence MGVADLLFKKKKELAEKNLKDGQEYMVEYGKRESVVQLPSGLQYEIITEGDGPKPGPKSMVKCHYHGTTIAGKVFDSSVKRGTPASFPLNKVIKGWTEALQLMPVGSKWRLIIPPHLAYGDQQISKEIGPNSTLVFQVELLDIK; translated from the coding sequence ATGGGAGTAGCAGATTTGTTATTTAAGAAGAAAAAAGAATTGGCAGAGAAAAACCTGAAAGACGGTCAGGAATATATGGTTGAATATGGTAAAAGGGAAAGCGTAGTGCAGTTACCAAGCGGATTGCAGTACGAAATCATTACCGAAGGTGATGGCCCGAAACCAGGTCCAAAATCTATGGTAAAATGCCATTACCACGGAACAACAATTGCTGGAAAAGTTTTCGACAGTTCTGTAAAAAGAGGAACTCCAGCTTCTTTTCCGTTGAATAAAGTAATCAAGGGATGGACAGAAGCACTTCAATTAATGCCTGTAGGAAGCAAATGGAGATTGATTATTCCACCGCATTTGGCTTATGGAGATCAGCAGATCAGCAAAGAAATCGGACCAAACTCTACTTTGGTATTTCAGGTAGAATTATTGGATATTAAATAA